Proteins encoded together in one Electrophorus electricus isolate fEleEle1 chromosome 9, fEleEle1.pri, whole genome shotgun sequence window:
- the snapc4 gene encoding snRNA-activating protein complex subunit 4 isoform X1: MDGGADRIKMTAPEDILAQRNKIQRQILALESTLGADSSVVDLLSSDSDSDSLSEDSNSGRVGEKVAQDALEAERQQILQEIKELEQTLGPNAALVDALTDSEHGTGSKLVSSDEDSDDEELCLPQDMETCLQMNLVYQEVLKEKLADLERLLNENRQQQEEIETQLSGPSSTSRQPHLKLFLGTFMKPYFKDKLTGLGPPANEETRERCSYGKMPCDEMRIRRWNGWQKTLLIDTVVKDTMKRMQQPKMSKVEYLTGKLSKAEDKEKEELKRQIVLLEKEIKEISSMKEDQLYGSRWDDHDWEKISNIDFEGHRHPEDLMRFWQNYLHPSINKSSWNQDEIEKLSSTVVQYKYCHWDQISEALGTNRSAFMCFQTYQRYISKSFRKRFWTKEEDQILRDLVEKMRIGNFIPYTQMSYFMEGRDHSQIMYRWTAVLDPSIKKGPWSKEEDQLLLKAVEKFGCKDWCKIRLEVPGRTDNACRDRYLDCLRADVKRGTWSAEEVELLKKMVEKYGVGKWSKIASEIPNRIDSQCLNKWRGMMQLATKKGTKRVRKKTPMSLNQGSWPKRRKVIEEEEGAEEEVKSDSNSEDEKVKLEYMDSDGEQAGGNKLDVPSEEEMDHKEEYIQPDIKEWIPAGGFVHPAGTVKTMLVRLPTEEDERDWGRRTGQSVGNSPLTPPCQSKPVRSTVLDHLGNPVKTYVGIEPPALPMWDSCNENAMDKVPVSDVRYLLIWSSNRHHMKAIMRKNKKNPSSAKEQKHAQSYEQETKRVRRHLSRDTTNTPNTQTSLNYALMIAVLPWVGNVMMPLLFSRKKVCEADIVRKRAAVVHLQKTSVFLLFLKALHIDAEGCKKVIEARKALVSRTSSVKCTQSRRHQPEPITNSKPQTAMQYNPRSSCATMTVAKLLAKKNLQTSSPKPPETEQTPAPPQPTKLPIPRNKPRRKPQQVLQSATQIMRPTLVVPFISQSKTHQGVGTPEPVRQEILPLLQSQGAFEVCQPVLQLVVPVEPWKMAQPEVPLTTLTLRPSSTASPTKSLGEVKTPKTAIPTTSTSSPSTTVPPTKSSGEVKTPKTAPPTTSTSSPSTTLPPTKSSGELKTPKRICRPTMKAQELIENAKIKASEKQKVKKRHGHDDAPTAVLPQTTAWILTPTGLMPLAGIHLTSSGTLGNQNPVMPNIVPQVLFEPPVIVNQNSSFAFVNAVQPSNTTTVSPALVLPGTNVTPPTAKPNLDQSPCLSTASNQHNVSSLLSVNKDSNISTTITNTYSVSGVTNASSVPTILSSPAVQSKVSCSQNQSILSLVPQMTIQSPIIVNQNSSLTLLCDAVRPTVPLNSSVAPKPVASNPVGISQKSMPTSGVNTTKASSLTSVNNVLSFSSASAVTHAPAVRPVSPSFLTLSSPVIQMPSPTFPGNQNQRMPYPQIVSQQPAITKQNGSTALINIAESSITVNGSPAPITNVSPSPSAPSRDPSASAAEISKVSSASSVTNELVSPDSATKTHCVPSGPSSVLNVFTSVVSSEMSAAAPQKNSVHQGPVSIQHRLPVEVRCLPKGQLDANKTAGYTDPSCQILHKTKAPQAKKKPLQPAAAMSKPGPKPDSLPFDPNLMFLEHPGQVKDWIKGNDGISLPYLEEKMPYLPPFVSNINTLACLLKAKQSLLKTAVQLLPEEDQDGSGEEEKVAAVRKLVSEKFKTNPAYLLLKARFLSCFTLPALLATIHPCKESQDSYDNEDDTNDQVMLQIAGSLLSKNECEASEAQFSGIRERMQNDHHTVQR, from the exons ATGGATGGAG GTGCTGACAGGATAAAAATGACGGCTCCAGAAGACATCTTGGCgcagagaaacaaaatacaacGTCAGATTTTGGCGCTGGAGTCCACTCTAGGCGCCGATAGTAGCGTTGTAGATTTGCTGTCATCGGACAGCGACAGTG ATAGTTTGTCTGAGGACAGTAACAGTGGACGTGTAGGGGAGAAAGTG GCGCAAGATGCCCTGGAGGCAGAGCGGCAGCAAATACTGCAAGAGATTAAGGAGTTAGAGCAAACACTTGGTCCAAATGCAGCACTCGTTGATGCCCTGACAG ATAGTGAACATGGCACTGGCAGTAAACTGGTTTCT AGTGATGAAGATAGTGATGATGAGGAGCTGTGTCTTCCTCAAGACATGGAGACCTGCCTGCAGATGAATTTGGTCTATCAGGAGGTGCTGAAAGAGAAACTAGCTGACTTGGAGCGCCTCCTTAATGAAAATCGCCAGCAGCAG GAAGAGATTGAAACCCAGCTTTCTGGACCATCTTCCACTTCAAGGCAGCCTCACTTGAAACTCTTCCTTGGCACCTTTATGAAACCATATTTTAAAGACAAGCTCACTGGTCTG GGCCCGCCTGCAAATGAAGAAACCAGAGAGAGGTGTAGTTATGGAAAAATGCCCTGTGATGAGATGAGAATCAGAAGAT GGAATGGTTGGCAAAAAACTTTGCTGATTGACACAGTTGTCAAAGACACTATGAAACGCATGCAGCAGCCAAAGATGTCCAA ggTGGAATACTTAACTGGAAAACTATCTAAAGCAGAAGATAAGGAAAAAGAAGAACTAAAAAGACAAATTGTTCTTCTGGAGAAGGAAATCAAAGAAATTAG CTCAATGAAGGAAGACCAGCTGTATGGAAGTCGCTGGGATGATCATGACTGGgagaaaatatcaaatattgaT TTTGAGGGCCATCGACATCCTGAGGATTTGATGAGGTTCTGGCAAAATTACCTGCATCCCTCCATTAACAAATCATCATGGAATCAGGATGAAATCGAGAAGCTCAGTAGCACTGTGGTACAGTACAAATACTGCCACTGGGATCAAATCTCAGAGGCTCTCGGG ACCAATAGGTCAGCTTTCATGTGCTTCCAGACATACCAGCGCTACATCTCTAAAAGCTTTAGAAAGAGATTTTGGACTAAAGAGGAGGACCAGATCCTCCGAGACCTTGTGGAGAAGATGAGAATTGGCAACTTCATACCATACACTCAAA TGTCATATTTTATGGAGGGTCGCGATCACTCACAGATCATGTACCGCTGGACAGCTGTCCTTGATCCTTCGATAAAGAAGGGCCCTTGGTCAAAAGAAGAGGACCAG TTATTACTAAAAGCTGTGGAGAAGTTTGGGTGCAAGGACTGGTGTAAAATCAGACTGGAGGTTCCAGGCAGGACGGACAATGCTTGTCGGGACAG GTATCTGGATTGCCTCCGGGCGGATGTGAAAAGAGGCACATGGAGTGCAGAAGAAGTTGAATTGCTGAAAAAAATGGTTGAGAAATATGGTGTTG GTAAATGGTCCAAGATTGCCTCGGAAATTCCAAACCGGATTGACTCTCAGTGTTTGAACAAGTGGAGAGGGATGATGCAGTTAGCTACG aaaaaaggcacaaaaagagtaagaaagaaaacaccaatGAGTCTCAATCAAGGTTCCTGGCCAAAGAGGAGAAAAGTGATCGAGGAGGAAGAAGGGGCCGAAGAGGAAGTCAAATCGGACTCCAACTCTGAAGACGAAAAGGTAAAATTGGAATACATGGACAGCGATGGGGAACAGGCAGGAGGTAACAAATTGGATGTCCCCTCGGAAGAGGAGATGGACCATAAAGAAGAATACATCCAACCTGACATAAAGGAGTGGATCCCTGCCGGTGGGTTTGTGCATCCTGCGGGGACCGTAAAAACCATGCTAGTCAGGTTGCCCACTGAGGAGGACGAGCGGGATTGGGGAAGGCGCACAGGTCAAAGTGTCGGCAACAGCCCCCTGACACCGCCCTGTCAGTCAAAGCCTGTTCGAAGCACTGTGCTGGATCACCTGGGGAACCCTGTTAAGACTTATGTGGGTATAGAACCACCTGCTTTACCAATGTGG GACTCCTGCAATGAAAATGCTATGGACAAAGTGCCTGTTAGCGATGTTCGATACTTACTCATTTGGAGCAGTAATAGACATCATATGAAAGCA atAATGcgcaagaacaaaaaaaacccatcttcAGCCAAGGAACAAAAGCATGCACAAAGTTACGAGCAGGAGACCAAAAGAGTGAGGAGGCATCTGAGTAGAGacaccacaaacacccccaacacacagacCAGCCTCAACTATGCTCTCATGATTGCTGTCCTTCCATGGGTTGGCAATGTGATGATGCCTCTCCTTTTCAGCAGAAAGAAAGTTTGTGAAG CTGATATTGTCCGAAAAAGAGCAGCAGTTGTCCATCTCCAAAAAACGTCAgtttttttgctctttctgaAG GCCCTTCACATCGATGCTGAAGGGTGCAAGAAAGTCATCGAGGCTCGCAAGGCGTTGGTAAGCCGCACATCCTCAGTCAAGTGCACTCAG TCACGGAGACATCAGCCTGAGCCAATCACTAATTCAAAACCCCAAACAG CCATGCAGTACAATCCTCGTTCCAGTTGTGCTACCATGACAGTGGCTAAGCTTCTTGCCAAAAAAAATCTGCAGACGAGTAGTCCCAAACCGCCAGAGACTGAACAGACTCCTGCACCCCCACAGCCAACCAAGCTGCCAATACCAAGAAATAAACCTCGAAGGAAGCCACAACAGGTCTTGCAGTCTGCTACTCAGATCATGAGGCCTACTCTGGTGGTCCCTTTTATCAGCCAGTCAAAAACACATCAGGGAGTGGGTACTCCGGAGCCTGTTAGACAGGAAATTTTACCTCTTCTACAATCACAGGGTGCCTTTGAAGTTTGTCAGCCAGTATTGCAGTTGGTTGTACCTGTAGAACCTTGGAAGATGGCACAGCCAGAAGTCCCTCTTACTACATTAACTTTGAGACCATCCTCTACTGCATCTCCTACAAAGAGCTTGGGGGAAGTAAAGACCCCCAAAACAGCTATTCCTACAACCTCAACATCTAGCCCATCCACTACTGTACCTCCTACAAAGAGCTCAGGAGAAGTAAAGACCCCCAAAACAGCACCTCCTACAACATCCACATCTAGCCCATCCACCACTCTACCTCCTACAAAAAGCTCAGGAGAATTAAAGACCCCAAAACGCATCTGCAGACCCACAATGAAAGCCCAAGAACTGATAGAGAATGCTAAAATCAAGGCTtctgagaaacagaaagttAAAAAGAGACACGGTCATGATGATGCCCCCACGGCTGTGTTACCACAAACTACAGCTTGGATTCTAACTCCTACTGGTCTGATGCCTCTGGCTGGAATTCATCTTACATCTTCTGGTACCCTTGGTAATCAGAACCCAGTGATGCCTAACATTGTTCCTCAGGTGTTATTTGAACCACCAGTCATAGTGAACCAAAATAGCTCTTTCGCATTTGTCAATGCTGTGCAACCAAGCAATACAACAACTGTCTCTCCAGCCCTTGTCTTACCTGGAACTAATGTTACACCTCCAACAGCTAAACCAAACCTTGATCAGAGCCCTTGCCTTTCCACTGCCTCAAACCAACACAATGTTTCTTCACTTCTCTCTGTTAATAAAGACTCCAATATCTCAACTACTATCACAAATACATATAGTGTTTCTGGAGTTACTAATGCTAGTAGTGTGCCCACCATTCTTAGTAGCCCTGCAGTTCAGTCTAAAGTCTCATGTAGTCAAAATCAATCCATCTTGAGTCTTGTTCCCCAAATGACAATTCAGTCACCTATAATAGTCAACCAGAATAGTTCCCTTACTCTCCTCTGTGATGCTGTGAGACCCACAGTTCCCTTAAATTCCTCTGTGGCCCCTAAACCTGTTGCATCCAACCCTGTAGGAATAAGTCAAAAATCTATGCCAACATCTGGTGTGAACACCACCAAAGCCTCTTCATTAACTTCTGTCAATAATGTTCTCAGTTTCTCTTCAGCTTCTGCTGTTACACATGCACCTGCTGTCCGACCAGTCAGTCCCAGCTTTTTGACCCTTTCAAGTCCTGTAATTCAGATGCCTTCGCCTACTTTTCCAGGTAATCAGAATCAAAGAATGCCATACCCTCAGATAGTAAGTCAGCAACCAGCCATAACGAAACAGAATGGCTCCACGGCACTCATAAACATTGCAGAATCAAGTATAACAGTGAATGGCTCGCCAGCCCCTATTACAAATGTTTCTCCCAGCCCTTCAGCACCCAGTAGAGACCCTTCAGCATCTGCTGCAGAGATCTCCAAGGTCTCCTCTGCTTCCTCTGTTACTAATGAACTTGTGTCCCCAGACTctgcaacaaaaacacactgtgtaCCTTCAGGCCCCTCTTCAGTTTTGAATGTATTCACATCTGTGGTTAGCAGTGAAATGTCTGCAGCTGCTCCACAGAAGAATTCTGTGCACCAGGGCCCAGTCTCCATCCAACACAGGTTACCAGTTGAAGTAAGATGTCTACCTAAAGGTCAGTTGGATGCTAATAAAACTGCTGGCTATACTGACCCTAGTTGTCAAATTTTGCATAAGACGAAAGCCCCCCAGGCCAAAAAGAAACCACTTCAGCCAGCAGCAGCCATGTCTAAACCTGGTCCTAAACCTGATTCTCTACCTTTTGATCCAAACCTGATGTTCCTTGAGCATCCTGGACAAGTGAAGGACTGGATTAAAGGGAACGATGGGATTTCACTGCCTTATCTGGAGGAAAAAATGCCTTATCTTCCCCCTTTTGTCAGCAATATCAATACACTGGCCTGTTTACTCAAAGCAAAACAGTCTTTGTTGAAGACAGCAGTGCAGCTCTTACCTGAAGAAGACCAAGACGGCAGTGGGGAGGAAGAAAAGGTAGCCGCTGTCCGTAAACTGGTATCCGAAAAATTCAAAACCAACCCAGCATACTTGCTTCTGAAGGCACGCTTTTTGTCATGTTTTACCTTACCTGCCCTTCTGGCCACCATACATCCATGCAAGGAGTCACAGGACAGTTATGATAATGAAGATGACACCAATGACCAAGTCATGCTCCAGATTGCA GGATCTCTGCTCAGCAAAAATGAATGCGAAGCATCAGAAGCACAGTTTTCTGGGATCAGGGAAAGAATGCAAAATGACCATCACACAGTACAGAGATAG